AATCGGTGTCACATAATATATAACAATctatcaaatatttgaaatatgggGTCCATCAATTTTAGTttatagtgcattttctgaattTAATGACCGTCATTTTTGAGACGGGCATATAATATCTTAAATCCATccattaactatatatatattatagtaaaATAGCACATTTCCTGAAGTGGTAATACATTCAATCTAATTTAAAACACATATGGAAAGTCCAAAGAAATTCATGAAATAGCAACAGTTACGCATATTATGAGTCGTTATTAATTTTTTGGGGGGTAAAAGTACATTCCACAAAGCTATATAATGGTATTACAGAAACATATCTATTCATACTAGTTTACTAAGGATGACCTGCGATGTAACATTTTACctatacattgaattaaaaatatGTCCAACTGAAATGTTTTACCCTGATTAACATtttgaccaaaacaaaatggTGCAGCTATACAGAAGCTTACGTTACAGCAAAGACATGTAATGCGCATGCAAACTGAAAacgattgattttattttttatatatgttagccattACAAAATaactctaaaaataaaaataaaaaaaccaacaacaacaaaaacaaaaacaacaaaaaaaaacccagatatacGTAATTGTTGTATTGTAAAGAATAAGCTCAATTTTCTGATAAAGTGCAAATTGAAAAACATTTGTATTGtactttaaatgatttatttttgataaatgcTTAAACGAGCGTGTATATAATACTAAGCTTTTAAGCGTTACTATGCTCTTTGTTTCTTACTTTCTTACCACTTTTGTCTTTATGGTACTCCAGTCTGCTTGATAACCAGTAACACTCCTTAGTGTAAACATACTTTAGATTTCTTAGACGCTTTATACTTCTTTCTGCTTTAGACGGCTGATGTACATATGTGTCGTCAAAGGCTCATAGGTTAAACGCTTACAATATGTAACGCTTTTAGAATGTCCATTTGCTTATTTGGCAATTGTCTGCAATAACTGTAAGTTCAGAAATGATTTCACGCGCACATTTATAATCGTGATTCTTGCTTAAAGAACACAAATTGGttttaatcaatcaaattttagaaaatgCAGCATACAAAAATGCTGTCACActtaaatatgttttttcttatttttgcgtTTTAATCAAATTACAGTATTCACAATAATAAACTCGACCGAAAGACGTTCTGAATTTGCAGTAGACAAATGATGGCAACAGCTTTGCTTGAGTCATAGCTTCTTAacacaagtaaataaaaaatcGAAGGCACTTCCTGTACAAAAAAATGTGTACTTTTTACAGGAAGTTGTGTATTACGTCCTGTAGAAGGGGATACAACAAAATACAAAGTTTATTTAACCTCATCACGTGCTTCCGGTGAATTTAGATGCGCTGATGGAACACATTTTAATCAGGAAAAATGTTTATGTGATTGGCCACCAAGAAATAATAATTCAGGTGATATATTATATTAACTATTAGAATAAGcgccaaaaaatgaaaaaaatcttgacCTAAATTTTATGTTCATCACCATCGTGATCGGATTTGTACATGGAAGAAATAAAGCAGCTGATATCATTTTATATCATAGAAATGGGagcgaaattaaaaaaaatcatcgtacgaaaattttaagttttaccACCATCCGACGTGATCGGATATATAGGTTCAAATAAGATTGTCTCTTCGAAACTTACTTCAATCTTTCTACTCTTCCTCCTCAATTGCTTGTTTTCCTTCTCTTTAATATTGATCTCTCCTGCTTTGTGCTTCTTTCgccaacatttaaaaaatatgaaacgtATGACTGAAAAGGGAACGTTAATATTGCTTAACAAAACATATTGGTTTATATAAGTATTAGGAATCTTGCTTTGAAGATATTTCACTACAATAAAGACAAACTACGTTTAACACCAACTTAAAATAAAGGTTTGCCCGAAATTGGTATGTGAACTGTCTTATTTATCTTTGAGCTACAGCTACTTTTCCAACAAGACCTAGACCAACTACTGAACCTATCAATAGACCAGGAAATGGCAATACAAGACCGTTGGACCCAATAAGGCTTCCTGGAGAACAGAGACCTGGATTTAGACCATTTGAATCTACAACTAGAGGTCGTAAGTAACTGTTTAATAGCTATCCCCACTGTTTAATTCTTATACAGGTAACAGTAGCATCACGTTTTaaggggtagaccttggttcagggagatgaCTCTtaaaatcagttaagcgtttgtaaaagtcaagttcatcaatgtattttaagcatttacctgaaacagattgaaaataatttatgtaacctagaagcttagaatatatttttgaaaatggttgacacaaacgtactgatggttttaagagttatttcccttaacctaggtctacctccttaaattaCTGTAATTGAGAGAAGTTTACCAGTGGTTGATTGCACTTTAATTCATTTCCGTAAGTTTAATTGATAATCTTTGggtaaaaaaaggtaaaatgCCAAGAAGAATGATTGCAACTAACTTCATGTGCCTTTGGTATTTTCTGCCACTCATTTAGACTTCTTATAAACCTGTCTAGCAAAAACAAACCAActaattttatttatcaattttgacTCCCATTAGGAAAAAGTTTACACAAGATTAAGATGATTTTGTTGATAATAATGTAAAGGGGAGAAAAACAgtaatcaaaacataaaaagggagataacaacCCCAGTGTTTTCCCAAAAACAATAAGTGAAAAGAAAATACATTGATTAATTATGTCTGATTGCGGTTTTGTTGGCATTTACCTCACAcattttctgtgaaaaaaaagaGAACACGGAGGTAAACAATGTGTTTCCTGCATTAACGAACGAGATAGAAAATAAAAGTACACACActagaattttgaaaatacttataAAGCTATATAAAAGCGAAAATTTGTAACCCAAACCTTATTTTATGATAACTGTTATATGGAAAATGCGGAGAAGTAAGCAAGCTAACACATAACTAGATACTTTTAAAAAACATGTGTCTCTTCTGTGTGCATTTCCAAAActgaacactgaaataaaaaaattactaagATATCCTCTTAACTGATCTTTTATTGTAGATAATTTTTTATATGTCATGTTTCTCTTTATTATAACATTTGCCAAAATACAAATTTTGTCGATGTCTTATTACTGGTCATTTTTGCAGTTTATAGTCATTCTTTTTCTAGTGTAGAATTtacaaaataaacgaaaaaataaGGATCGCCATCATAAAAGGAAAAACAACCTTTATAAGAAGTAGACTGACAGTATCGTCCATAAAATATATTTGCTGATCTTGTCCTACTACTTATTTTCACAGCatgtaattttactttattttccaTAGTTttggctaaaatgaaaaataacaggCTCTAAAGAATCCAAGTCGCTCAACTTTATTGATTTGCATCTGCAGCGgagttgtttttatatttagtttactCTATTTACTATTTAATGCCGATCACTTACTCATCcataaaagggggacgaaagataccagagggacagtcaaattcctaaatcgaaaatacactgacaacgccatggctaaaaatgaaaaggacaaacagacaaacaatagtacacatgacacaacatagaaaactaaagaataaacaacacgaaccccaccaaaaacataACCGTTTCGccaaactaaatataaaatttttaaaacaaaaaaatatttagctTACTATAGTATTTTGTCTTGAGAATAAACTGAAGTTTCCTTTCAGCTTGTTTAACGTCACCAGACGCCGACAGAAATTATTTCTCCCAATATATCCATGGATATGGAACAGTAAGACGACGTTGTCCAATTGGTACCCTTTACAATGACAGAGAATGTGGCTGTATTGATTTAGCACCTGTAACAAGTATTTGTAAGTATTGATGAGTTGTaatacatataaatgaactatatGATCAACCTAGAGAACGGCTAAATGTTATTGATAATTTGACTCGGTGAATTCGGATGACGGATGATACATACAAAGCAGGATGAGACGAGATACTTATCGTTTCAGCGCACCCGGTAGCGCTTCTTATgaagtttatttaatttatataattttgtttgtaaGCCTAGGTGTATCGATACGAGATTTGAACTTCAGTTAAATACTGTTGGCTTAATTTTTCCAGAGCATTTCCTTGTATTGATGCCGCCATTTGGCTCTATGACAGGTGTTATCACTGAAGAGAACTCACTTGCTGTttgttatcattattattatatcGACATTGAATCAGTAATGCTCTGttttaatttttgccaaaataatGATGATATCCCGATGTATGTTTAAAAGCAAGTTGCATATGTCTGATATTGTTGTGTTGTAATATAATATAGagatatgaataaaaggagatgaggCGTTTATTGAATGAGACATCATCAACCTAAAATAAATAGAACCAAAAAGACATATAGAAGTCACAGCGTAGACCTTGGCATATTGTATAGACATATCTTTTTGTAAACACGTTTTGTTGACCTCTAAAAGCGTCAGCTTATGTTGACCTCTAAAAGTGTCAGCTTATGTTGACCTCTAAAAGTGTCAGCTTATGTTGACCTCTAAAAATGTCAGCTTATGTTGACCTCTAAAAGTGTCAGCGTCAGCTTATGTTGACCTCTAAATGTGTCAGGTTATGTTGACCTCTAAAAGTGTCAGCTTATGTTGACCTCTAAAAGAGTCAGCTTATGTTGACATCGAGTTTCATTGACGTATTCCCACATctcatttaataattttatattttgtttggttTGAAATTCTTAAATCAGTTCTTCAATTTCAGATTGCAGACCAGAAATATATTTAGACTTTGATAGTAAACCAATTATAGATAATGGGGGCACAAACATTCCCATTGGTAATAATGGTCACGTGGATTCTGTTGCTAACGCCGGTAGATTTAACGGTATCGGACAGTTAACAATATGGATGTATTCAAACATTGACTTTGGACAAAAATTGACAATAAGTTTGCGTTTCTACGATTTCCCAGGAGGCCCGGATGAACAAGTATTAGTTTCTAATTGTATGGATAATGAATTAGGTGCTGTTGAAATTGCATTAGCGCCAAGAAATAAAGAAGTTATTTTTAGAGCAGATACAGTTGCTAGTGGACCTGCAGAAATCCGATTACCATATAAGGTAAGCAAGCAACAAGAAGTTAGGGTCTACATATATTGGCAACTATTTTTAACATTCAGTGAAAGTTGCCATTTATGGGATTCTAGGTAATAACAGAGGCAAATGTCAGgtttgttttatgaaaataatctgAATAAGTGATCACACTAGAATTATGTAAAATAGCCTTAAAAGATGAAGGTTGCTTTTACTCAAATTTTAAATTAGaacgtttatatatatttatattcatcaTTATGCAAACTATTATAATAAAAAACGTaaccgaaattaaaaaaaaaatgaataaagacCTTGAACATACAAGCAGACAGCCCTATCACCATATCAATGTCAAACAGTGCGAAATTGCGAGCACACCTGTTGTTAGCAATGTGTCCTCAGAAAATTTCCCAAAAGTAGTTTTCGTCGGATTGACATGTATAGTGTTTTGctatttgattggggactttccgttttaaatttttctcagagctcagtatttttgtgattttactttttatatgttgAGAGTGTTTGTTCTCATGTTCCTGACATTTCCCACAACACATACTCAAACCCTAATTTTAGTAAAGCCTTTGTTTTAAGTCATTACCCTCCTAAATTTACAAGTTGTCGCATTTAAAACCTTAACCTTCTGACAATTACTAACATTTTCTTGTCAAATGTGTGCACTTCTGAAGCCTTTTTTTGTTAGGAAAAATGTAGTATTTTCCGAACAAATAGTTGAATAGgttgtttgatgtttttgttgttgtttatacgAAGTCTATAGCTGTATTGTTTATATAGGggtttaaattg
The window above is part of the Mytilus edulis chromosome 6, xbMytEdul2.2, whole genome shotgun sequence genome. Proteins encoded here:
- the LOC139528094 gene encoding shell matrix protein-like isoform X1 — protein: MQGLFLSVCIVISSYLHTCIAQRMRSCVLRPVEGDTTKYKVYLTSSRASGEFRCADGTHFNQEKCLCDWPPRNNNSATATFPTRPRPTTEPINRPGNGNTRPLDPIRLPGEQRPGFRPFESTTRGPCLTSPDADRNYFSQYIHGYGTVRRRCPIGTLYNDRECGCIDLAPVTSIYCRPEIYLDFDSKPIIDNGGTNIPIGNNGHVDSVANAGRFNGIGQLTIWMYSNIDFGQKLTISLRFYDFPGGPDEQVLVSNCMDNELGAVEIALAPRNKEVIFRADTVASGPAEIRLPYKDKAWKNVTYVYDGTALRAKVDDEEQAVAMKGHLDTRAGGFEIGMCNRRGYVGYIDDLKVHRCVNIDYVIGNGKGPLSPYDARDSNLDIGGP
- the LOC139528094 gene encoding shell matrix protein-like isoform X2; its protein translation is MQGLFLSVCIVISSYLHTCIAQRMRSCVLRPVEGDTTKYKVYLTSSRASGEFRCADGTHFNQEKCLCDWPPRNNNSATFPTRPRPTTEPINRPGNGNTRPLDPIRLPGEQRPGFRPFESTTRGPCLTSPDADRNYFSQYIHGYGTVRRRCPIGTLYNDRECGCIDLAPVTSIYCRPEIYLDFDSKPIIDNGGTNIPIGNNGHVDSVANAGRFNGIGQLTIWMYSNIDFGQKLTISLRFYDFPGGPDEQVLVSNCMDNELGAVEIALAPRNKEVIFRADTVASGPAEIRLPYKDKAWKNVTYVYDGTALRAKVDDEEQAVAMKGHLDTRAGGFEIGMCNRRGYVGYIDDLKVHRCVNIDYVIGNGKGPLSPYDARDSNLDIGGP
- the LOC139528094 gene encoding shell matrix protein-like isoform X3 → MQGLFLSVCIVISSYLHTCIAQRMTTATFPTRPRPTTEPINRPGNGNTRPLDPIRLPGEQRPGFRPFESTTRGPCLTSPDADRNYFSQYIHGYGTVRRRCPIGTLYNDRECGCIDLAPVTSIYCRPEIYLDFDSKPIIDNGGTNIPIGNNGHVDSVANAGRFNGIGQLTIWMYSNIDFGQKLTISLRFYDFPGGPDEQVLVSNCMDNELGAVEIALAPRNKEVIFRADTVASGPAEIRLPYKDKAWKNVTYVYDGTALRAKVDDEEQAVAMKGHLDTRAGGFEIGMCNRRGYVGYIDDLKVHRCVNIDYVIGNGKGPLSPYDARDSNLDIGGP